One Bombyx mori chromosome 28, ASM3026992v2 DNA segment encodes these proteins:
- the LOC101741992 gene encoding transcriptional repressor p66-alpha isoform X1: MDVDDSAVDLSVRSLPPEISELRALTASGLTITPAQPPPHGAGGKRVLRPRSEQRSYAESPDIVLLPAAPPHRKPTIPTTPAPFTDVSSKLNSSVNVSITPSVSIPAPESPRDPRDDEESEDDENEPPLSIPGHRELSSAEIWERDRRLRALREKLRAEETRLVLLRKIRQSQQATGLPPAKESGAGTALAGSGCVVPPGVTVTPAPPPAHQNKRPAPRPAARPAALPGGATLTPGSYRAPPQAAAVTPSVTITPAPPPPSHHQPAKASTRSSEDTQTPAQRQAAAKLALRKQLEKTLLQIPPPKPPPPEMNFIPSPSNTDFVYLVGLEHVVDYLTNEDRMPRSSVPALCAQCGCDFTPVWRWERPPARRQDATFCVSPAPHARRLCELCVSGNVKRALKAEHTARLKTAFVRALQQEQEIERRLAAPSPPPPAPPPAHAPAARPHHAPPPHADADARAPRPRPPPQQASRSASRGSVPAPPSPAPPPVTSTTRPLTSSESLRSHHSERGSRDSSEVAAKKSKSSSSSSTTQGSTSKQHQQLAAAAAAQMAFEQQSAAAMQALQHQLLRGLSGAGGSGGMSAAAAMMQFTPLLYSYQLAMAQASALGKRSGKGSSSGGSNAAMAAEMQRVAEAQRQYLLDLIPGQHARNPWTKN; encoded by the exons GGCGCCGGCGGCAAGCGGGTGCTGCGCCCACGTTCAGAACAGCGCAGCTATGCAGAGAGTCCCGACATTGTTCTGCTCCCAGCCGCTCCACCGCACAGGAAACCTACAATACCTACAACACCTGCCCCTTTTACTG ATGTAAGCAGCAAATTGAACTCATCAGTGAACGTGTCAATAACACCGAGCGTATCCATACCAGCACCCGAATCGCCACGTGACCCTCGCGATGACGAAGAGTCTGAAGACGATGAGAACGAACCGCCTCTGTCCATACCTGGACACAGA GAGCTATCGAGTGCTGAAATATGGGAGCGCGATCGTCGTCTACGTGCTCTCAGAGAGAAGCTGCGGGCTGAAGAAACTCGACTGGTCCTGTTGCGGAAGATAAGGCAGTCCCAACAGGCCACGGGGCTGCCCCCCGCTAAG GAGAGTGGCGCGGGCACGGCGCTGGCGGGCAGCGGCTGCGTGGTGCCGCCCGGCGTGACGGTCACGCCCGCGCCGCCCCCCGCGCACCAGAACAAGCGGCCcgccccccgccccgccgcGCGCCCCGCTGCGCTGCCGGGCGGCGCCACGCTCACGCCGGGCTCGTACCGCGCGCCGCCGCAGGCCGCCGCCGTCACGCCCTCCGTCACCATCacgcccgcgccgccgccgccctcGCACCACCAGCCCGCCAAG GCCAGCACGCGCAGTTCCGAAGACACCCAGACGCCGGCGCAGAGGCAGGCGGCCGCTAAACTGGCCCTACGGAAGCAACTAGAGAAGACGCTATTGCAA ATCCCTCCCCCGAAGCCTCCGCCGCCCGAGATGAACTTCATCCCCTCCCCGAGCAACACGGACTTCGTGTACCTGGTGGGGCTCGAGCACGTCGTCGACTACTTGACAAACGAGGACCG CATGCCGCGCTCGAGCGTGCCGGCGCTGTGCGCGCAGTGCGGGTGCGACTTCACGCCGGTGTGGCGCTGGGAGCGGCCGCCCGCGCGCCGCCAGGACGCCACGTTCTGCGTGTCGCCCGCGCCGCACGCGCGCCGCCTGTGCGAGCTCTGCGTCTCCGGGAACGTCAAGAGGGCGCTCAAG GCGGAGCACACGGCGCGGCTAAAGACTGCATTCGTTCGCGCCTTGCAGCAGGAGCAGGAGATCGAGCGGCGGCTGGCGGCCCCCTCCccgccgccgcccgcgcccCCGCCCGCGCACGCGCCCGCCGCGCGCCCGCACCACGCGCCGCCCCCGCACGCCGACGCCGACGCGCGCGCGCCCCGCCCGCGTCCCCCGCCCCAG CAGGCGTCCCGCAGCGCGTCCCGCGGCAGCGTGCCGGCGccgccctcccccgccccgccGCCCGTCACCTCCACCACCAG GCCGTTGACGTCATCGGAGTCGCTACGCAGCCACCACTCAGAACGCGGGAGCCGCGACTCTAGTGAGGTGGCTGCGAAAAAGAGTAAAA GTTCGTCTTCGAGTAGCACCACACAGGGCAGCACCAGCAAACAGCATCAG CAACTGGCAGCCGCGGCCGCCGCGCAGATGGCCTTCGAGCAGCAGAGCGCCGCCGCCATGCAGGCTCTCCAGCATCAGCTGCTCAGAG GTCTGAGCGGCGCGGGCGGGTCGGGCGGCATGTCGGCGGCCGCGGCCATGATGCAGTTCACTCCGCTGCTGTACTCCTACCAGCTCGCCATGGCGCAGGCCTCCGCGCTCGGCAAGAGAT CGGGCAAGGGCAGCTCGTCGGGCGGCAGTAACGCCGCCATGGCCGCCGAGATGCAACGCGTGGCCGAGGCGCAGCGCCAGTACCTGCTCGACTTGATCCCGGGACAGCACGCGCGCAACCCCTGGACCAAGAACTGA
- the LOC101741992 gene encoding transcriptional repressor p66-alpha isoform X2 — MDVDDSAVDLSVRSLPPEISELRALTASGLTITPAQPPPHGAGGKRVLRPRSEQRSYAESPDIVLLPAAPPHRKPTIPTTPAPFTVNVSITPSVSIPAPESPRDPRDDEESEDDENEPPLSIPGHRELSSAEIWERDRRLRALREKLRAEETRLVLLRKIRQSQQATGLPPAKESGAGTALAGSGCVVPPGVTVTPAPPPAHQNKRPAPRPAARPAALPGGATLTPGSYRAPPQAAAVTPSVTITPAPPPPSHHQPAKASTRSSEDTQTPAQRQAAAKLALRKQLEKTLLQIPPPKPPPPEMNFIPSPSNTDFVYLVGLEHVVDYLTNEDRMPRSSVPALCAQCGCDFTPVWRWERPPARRQDATFCVSPAPHARRLCELCVSGNVKRALKAEHTARLKTAFVRALQQEQEIERRLAAPSPPPPAPPPAHAPAARPHHAPPPHADADARAPRPRPPPQQASRSASRGSVPAPPSPAPPPVTSTTRPLTSSESLRSHHSERGSRDSSEVAAKKSKSSSSSSTTQGSTSKQHQQLAAAAAAQMAFEQQSAAAMQALQHQLLRGLSGAGGSGGMSAAAAMMQFTPLLYSYQLAMAQASALGKRSGKGSSSGGSNAAMAAEMQRVAEAQRQYLLDLIPGQHARNPWTKN, encoded by the exons GGCGCCGGCGGCAAGCGGGTGCTGCGCCCACGTTCAGAACAGCGCAGCTATGCAGAGAGTCCCGACATTGTTCTGCTCCCAGCCGCTCCACCGCACAGGAAACCTACAATACCTACAACACCTGCCCCTTTTACTG TGAACGTGTCAATAACACCGAGCGTATCCATACCAGCACCCGAATCGCCACGTGACCCTCGCGATGACGAAGAGTCTGAAGACGATGAGAACGAACCGCCTCTGTCCATACCTGGACACAGA GAGCTATCGAGTGCTGAAATATGGGAGCGCGATCGTCGTCTACGTGCTCTCAGAGAGAAGCTGCGGGCTGAAGAAACTCGACTGGTCCTGTTGCGGAAGATAAGGCAGTCCCAACAGGCCACGGGGCTGCCCCCCGCTAAG GAGAGTGGCGCGGGCACGGCGCTGGCGGGCAGCGGCTGCGTGGTGCCGCCCGGCGTGACGGTCACGCCCGCGCCGCCCCCCGCGCACCAGAACAAGCGGCCcgccccccgccccgccgcGCGCCCCGCTGCGCTGCCGGGCGGCGCCACGCTCACGCCGGGCTCGTACCGCGCGCCGCCGCAGGCCGCCGCCGTCACGCCCTCCGTCACCATCacgcccgcgccgccgccgccctcGCACCACCAGCCCGCCAAG GCCAGCACGCGCAGTTCCGAAGACACCCAGACGCCGGCGCAGAGGCAGGCGGCCGCTAAACTGGCCCTACGGAAGCAACTAGAGAAGACGCTATTGCAA ATCCCTCCCCCGAAGCCTCCGCCGCCCGAGATGAACTTCATCCCCTCCCCGAGCAACACGGACTTCGTGTACCTGGTGGGGCTCGAGCACGTCGTCGACTACTTGACAAACGAGGACCG CATGCCGCGCTCGAGCGTGCCGGCGCTGTGCGCGCAGTGCGGGTGCGACTTCACGCCGGTGTGGCGCTGGGAGCGGCCGCCCGCGCGCCGCCAGGACGCCACGTTCTGCGTGTCGCCCGCGCCGCACGCGCGCCGCCTGTGCGAGCTCTGCGTCTCCGGGAACGTCAAGAGGGCGCTCAAG GCGGAGCACACGGCGCGGCTAAAGACTGCATTCGTTCGCGCCTTGCAGCAGGAGCAGGAGATCGAGCGGCGGCTGGCGGCCCCCTCCccgccgccgcccgcgcccCCGCCCGCGCACGCGCCCGCCGCGCGCCCGCACCACGCGCCGCCCCCGCACGCCGACGCCGACGCGCGCGCGCCCCGCCCGCGTCCCCCGCCCCAG CAGGCGTCCCGCAGCGCGTCCCGCGGCAGCGTGCCGGCGccgccctcccccgccccgccGCCCGTCACCTCCACCACCAG GCCGTTGACGTCATCGGAGTCGCTACGCAGCCACCACTCAGAACGCGGGAGCCGCGACTCTAGTGAGGTGGCTGCGAAAAAGAGTAAAA GTTCGTCTTCGAGTAGCACCACACAGGGCAGCACCAGCAAACAGCATCAG CAACTGGCAGCCGCGGCCGCCGCGCAGATGGCCTTCGAGCAGCAGAGCGCCGCCGCCATGCAGGCTCTCCAGCATCAGCTGCTCAGAG GTCTGAGCGGCGCGGGCGGGTCGGGCGGCATGTCGGCGGCCGCGGCCATGATGCAGTTCACTCCGCTGCTGTACTCCTACCAGCTCGCCATGGCGCAGGCCTCCGCGCTCGGCAAGAGAT CGGGCAAGGGCAGCTCGTCGGGCGGCAGTAACGCCGCCATGGCCGCCGAGATGCAACGCGTGGCCGAGGCGCAGCGCCAGTACCTGCTCGACTTGATCCCGGGACAGCACGCGCGCAACCCCTGGACCAAGAACTGA
- the LOC101741992 gene encoding transcriptional repressor p66-alpha isoform X3, translated as MDVDDSAVDLSVRSLPPEISELRALTASGLTITPAQPPPHGAGGKRVLRPRSEQRSYAESPDIVLLPAAPPHRKPTIPTTPAPFTAPESPRDPRDDEESEDDENEPPLSIPGHRELSSAEIWERDRRLRALREKLRAEETRLVLLRKIRQSQQATGLPPAKESGAGTALAGSGCVVPPGVTVTPAPPPAHQNKRPAPRPAARPAALPGGATLTPGSYRAPPQAAAVTPSVTITPAPPPPSHHQPAKASTRSSEDTQTPAQRQAAAKLALRKQLEKTLLQIPPPKPPPPEMNFIPSPSNTDFVYLVGLEHVVDYLTNEDRMPRSSVPALCAQCGCDFTPVWRWERPPARRQDATFCVSPAPHARRLCELCVSGNVKRALKAEHTARLKTAFVRALQQEQEIERRLAAPSPPPPAPPPAHAPAARPHHAPPPHADADARAPRPRPPPQQASRSASRGSVPAPPSPAPPPVTSTTRPLTSSESLRSHHSERGSRDSSEVAAKKSKSSSSSSTTQGSTSKQHQQLAAAAAAQMAFEQQSAAAMQALQHQLLRGLSGAGGSGGMSAAAAMMQFTPLLYSYQLAMAQASALGKRSGKGSSSGGSNAAMAAEMQRVAEAQRQYLLDLIPGQHARNPWTKN; from the exons GGCGCCGGCGGCAAGCGGGTGCTGCGCCCACGTTCAGAACAGCGCAGCTATGCAGAGAGTCCCGACATTGTTCTGCTCCCAGCCGCTCCACCGCACAGGAAACCTACAATACCTACAACACCTGCCCCTTTTACTG CACCCGAATCGCCACGTGACCCTCGCGATGACGAAGAGTCTGAAGACGATGAGAACGAACCGCCTCTGTCCATACCTGGACACAGA GAGCTATCGAGTGCTGAAATATGGGAGCGCGATCGTCGTCTACGTGCTCTCAGAGAGAAGCTGCGGGCTGAAGAAACTCGACTGGTCCTGTTGCGGAAGATAAGGCAGTCCCAACAGGCCACGGGGCTGCCCCCCGCTAAG GAGAGTGGCGCGGGCACGGCGCTGGCGGGCAGCGGCTGCGTGGTGCCGCCCGGCGTGACGGTCACGCCCGCGCCGCCCCCCGCGCACCAGAACAAGCGGCCcgccccccgccccgccgcGCGCCCCGCTGCGCTGCCGGGCGGCGCCACGCTCACGCCGGGCTCGTACCGCGCGCCGCCGCAGGCCGCCGCCGTCACGCCCTCCGTCACCATCacgcccgcgccgccgccgccctcGCACCACCAGCCCGCCAAG GCCAGCACGCGCAGTTCCGAAGACACCCAGACGCCGGCGCAGAGGCAGGCGGCCGCTAAACTGGCCCTACGGAAGCAACTAGAGAAGACGCTATTGCAA ATCCCTCCCCCGAAGCCTCCGCCGCCCGAGATGAACTTCATCCCCTCCCCGAGCAACACGGACTTCGTGTACCTGGTGGGGCTCGAGCACGTCGTCGACTACTTGACAAACGAGGACCG CATGCCGCGCTCGAGCGTGCCGGCGCTGTGCGCGCAGTGCGGGTGCGACTTCACGCCGGTGTGGCGCTGGGAGCGGCCGCCCGCGCGCCGCCAGGACGCCACGTTCTGCGTGTCGCCCGCGCCGCACGCGCGCCGCCTGTGCGAGCTCTGCGTCTCCGGGAACGTCAAGAGGGCGCTCAAG GCGGAGCACACGGCGCGGCTAAAGACTGCATTCGTTCGCGCCTTGCAGCAGGAGCAGGAGATCGAGCGGCGGCTGGCGGCCCCCTCCccgccgccgcccgcgcccCCGCCCGCGCACGCGCCCGCCGCGCGCCCGCACCACGCGCCGCCCCCGCACGCCGACGCCGACGCGCGCGCGCCCCGCCCGCGTCCCCCGCCCCAG CAGGCGTCCCGCAGCGCGTCCCGCGGCAGCGTGCCGGCGccgccctcccccgccccgccGCCCGTCACCTCCACCACCAG GCCGTTGACGTCATCGGAGTCGCTACGCAGCCACCACTCAGAACGCGGGAGCCGCGACTCTAGTGAGGTGGCTGCGAAAAAGAGTAAAA GTTCGTCTTCGAGTAGCACCACACAGGGCAGCACCAGCAAACAGCATCAG CAACTGGCAGCCGCGGCCGCCGCGCAGATGGCCTTCGAGCAGCAGAGCGCCGCCGCCATGCAGGCTCTCCAGCATCAGCTGCTCAGAG GTCTGAGCGGCGCGGGCGGGTCGGGCGGCATGTCGGCGGCCGCGGCCATGATGCAGTTCACTCCGCTGCTGTACTCCTACCAGCTCGCCATGGCGCAGGCCTCCGCGCTCGGCAAGAGAT CGGGCAAGGGCAGCTCGTCGGGCGGCAGTAACGCCGCCATGGCCGCCGAGATGCAACGCGTGGCCGAGGCGCAGCGCCAGTACCTGCTCGACTTGATCCCGGGACAGCACGCGCGCAACCCCTGGACCAAGAACTGA
- the LOC105842614 gene encoding uncharacterized protein LOC105842614, whose amino-acid sequence MMEESTNPEESSNAITIQVDVHHRHYSQLSASIATTSHDCVNEPETTSDLPSIHRDYPKTAAQRMAEYRARKKKETPIVNHRKHKKSDAERAKEYRARKKAKIQSADSIMEESTNPEESSNAITIQVDVHHHHHCSQLSASIATTSHDCVNEPETTSDLPSIHRDYPKTAAQRMAEYRARKKKETPIVNHRKHKKSDAERAKEYRARNKAQIQEHTSQSQNFVESTSIQQSEHETNHLAYTDFHRHHLAHDEFQKKFVRNSFGYVCSVCERLWFKDDLRSASLQHNAILKTIVPHLDIKDVALCNTCVASLNNNSIPVMASYNGFKFPKKPDYLPPLDLVSERLISPRIPFMQIRRLRHVNGQYGIYGQIINVPVSIDSMVRTLPRSLSDDHCINVHIKRKKIHKSSYLHGIINKGTIKIWLQFLLKSPLYTMYDIKIDESFFENNDIDTIPQDEISEHVPIEESLVSQQQTLMWNEEKYLRLAPGEKNLPHSLLFDEHAEELSFPAIYLGQFRTFRDGVRVTPYTMATSELRRSDRRAVTPHHVLYVAMKIMRLRVRDSLTVAFKHIGKDTKITREQIENEDYVNNCIETNFAFLKSIPNSLWYWADKKKNLFAMIRQLGKPTIFLTISANEIGWTDLLQLLYKLKNNGAELSKKDAEELHYLEKVTLINEDSVTCAIYFNKLVNVLLNILQSPKKSPFGKYYVMHYFKRIEFQHRGSPHAHTLLWLANAPNDALGENKMDAISLINHLISISSKEASEHIKLQTHKHSFTCYKRISAHRPQQCRFEAPFLPSRSTEILLPIQQDEIGFNRYLQSYRNIRINLENNDYEDFDSFYQQNNISSDDEYRNILRAGIKRPRVFIKREPSEKWHNPFNPFILNLVKSNMDIQFITEEYSCAQYVAEYVNKTNRGISNLQREIIKCIDEHPEFDVVEITRKLGVEMLNSVEIPNQEAAWYLLREPMSKSSSVIVYIPAMWPEERQKLKKTTKE is encoded by the exons ATGATGGAAGAATCCACAAATCCTGAGGAATCTTCGAATGCAATTACTATACAAGTTGATGTCCATCATCGGCATTATTCACAACTCAGTGCATCAATCGCTACCACAAGCCATGACTGTGTGAATGAACCTGAAACAACGAGTGATCTTCCTTCAATCCACCGTGATTATCCAAAAACAGCTGCACAGCGAATGGCAGAGTATAGAGCtcggaaaaaaaaggaaactccAATAGTGAATCatcgaaaacataaaaaatcagACGCAGAGCGTGCAAAAGAGTATAGAGCCCGAAAAAAAGCGAAGATCCAATCAGCAG aTTCAATAATGGAAGAATCCACAAATCCTGAGGAATCTTCGAATGCAATTACTATACAAGTTGAtgtccatcatcatcatcattgctCACAACTCAGTGCATCAATCGCTACCACAAGCCATGACTGTGTGAATGAACCTGAAACAACGAGTGATCTTCCTTCAATCCACCGTGATTATCCAAAAACAGCTGCACAGCGAATGGCAGAGTATAGAGCtcggaaaaaaaaggaaactccAATAGTGAATCatcgaaaacataaaaaatcagACGCAGAGCGTGCAAAAGAGTATAGAGCCCGAAACAAGGCTCAAATCCAAGAACACACAAGCCAAAGTCAGAACTTTGTTGAGTCAACATCAATTCAACAATCAGAACATGAAACTAATCATCTGGCTTACACGGATTTTCATCGTCATCATCTGGCTCATGATGAATTTCAAAAGAAATTTGTTCGAAATTCATTTGGTTATGTGTGCTCAGTTTGTGAAAGACTGTGGTTTAAAGATGACTTACGATCTGCATCCCTTCAACATAATGCAATCTTGAAAACAATAGTTCCTCATCTTGATATAAAGGACGTTGCTCTCTGTAATACCTGTGTAGcatctttaaataataatagtattccTGTGATGGCTTCTTATAATGGATTCAAATTTCCGAAGAAGCCCGATTATTTACCGCCATTAGACTTAGTATCTGAACGATTGATTTCTCCGCGAATCCCATTCATGCAGATTAGGAGATTAAGACACGTTAACGGTCAGTATGGTATTTATGGACAAATAATCAATGTTCCAGTGTCTATTGATTCAATGGTTCGTACTCTCCCCAGAAGTTTATCTGATGATCACTGTATCAATGTGCACATTAAACGCAAGAAAATCCATAAATCGAGTTATTTGCATGGTATAATAAACAAAGGTACAATAAAGATTTGgcttcaatttttattaaagtcgCCATTATATACTATGTATGATATCAAAATTGATGAATCCTTTTTCGAAAACAATGACATTGATACTATACCTCAAGATGAAATAAGCGAACACGTACCAATCGAAGAAAGTCTGGTATCTCAGCAGCAAACATTGATGTGGaatgaagaaaaatatttaagattagCCCCAGGAGAAAAAAATCTTCCACATAGTTTACTTTTTGATGAACACGCGGAGGAATTGTCTTTTCCTGCAATTTATTTGGGCCAATTTCGTACGTTTCGTGATGGAGTACGAGTAACTCCATATACAATGGCTACAAGTGAACTTAGACGCTCGGACCGTCGTGCTGTTACTCCACATCATGTATTATACGTGGCAATGAAAATAATGAGACTTCGAGTTCGTGATTCATTAACAGTTGCCTTCAAACATATAGGAAAAGACACAAAAATCACACGTGAACAAATTGAAAATGAAGATTATGTCAACAATTGCATTGAAACTAATTTTGCATTTCTGAAATCAATTCCCAATTCATTATGGTACTGGgctgataaaaagaaaaatttatttGCAATGATTAGACAGCTAGGTAAACCAACAATATTTCTCACTATTAGTGCAAATGAAATTGGATGGACTGATTTACTTCAATTATTATATAAGTTGAAAAATAATGGAGCCGAATTATCAAAAAAAGATGCTGAAGAATTACACTATCTTGAAAAAGTTACTCTGATTAATGAAGATTCTGTAACGTGCgcaatctattttaataaacTGGTAAACGTACTCTTGAATATATTACAGTCTCCTAAGAAGAGTCCGTTTGGAAAATATTATGTGATGCATTATTTCAAAAGAATTGAATTTCAGCACCGAGGTAGTCCACATGCCCATACATTACTGTGGCTTGCAAATGCACCGAATGATGCTTTAGGCGAGAATAAAATGGATGCAATTTCACTGATTAATCATCTTATCTCGATTTCATCGAAAGAAGCATCAGAgcatataaaattacaaacacaCAAGCACTCATTCACCTGTTACAAAAGAATATCGGCTCATAGACCTCAACAATGTCGTTTTGAAGCTCCATTCTTGCCTTCTCGTTCTACAGAAATTTTATTACCTATCCAACAGGATGAAATTGGTTTTAATCGTTATTTGCAATCTTACAGAAATATTCGAATTAATCTCGAAAATAATGATTATGAGGATTTTGATAGTTTTTATCagcaaaataatatttcatcaGATGATGAATATCGCAATATACTTCGAGCGGGAATCAAGAGACCAAGAGTTTTTATAAAACGCGAACCCAGTGAGAAATGGCATAATCCATTTAATCCGTTTATTCTGAATCTGGTAAAATCGAATATGGACATCCAGTTCATAACAGAGGAATATTCGTGTGCCCAGTATGTAGCTGAGTAtgtcaataaaacaaatcgcgGAATAAGTAATTTACAACGTGAAATCATCAAATGTATAGATGAACACCCGGAGTTCGATGTTGTGGAAATCACAAGAAAATTGGGAGTTGAGATGCTGAACAGTGTTGAAATACCAAATCAAGAAGCTGCCTGGTATCTTTTAAGAGAGCCGATGTCGAAAAGCTCTTCTGTTATAGTTTATATTCCAGCGATGTGGCCGGAGGAGCGGCAAAAACTCAAGAAAACCACTAAAGAGTAG
- the LOC101742283 gene encoding uncharacterized protein LOC101742283, which translates to MSEDKRKRSPNWLSSEKELLLSLVELNFNFIENKKTDRVTVKSKLAQWQIIADQYNSRTSHCFRTAENLKAQWESMKKVARKDAANNRRHMIQTGGGSPIPPKKEDPFLQRILCLISTSAVGLFKPYDIDYSIPAVQDQTAIPSLETEDLPETPAAQYKDDQTSETTVQNKNKDFVTKDWGHHTPQLLRTPVSQALKIDGAVEKNTPVTDHIENMIEKQKPNRGTRISRRRPIHTNMSSLELLHKKKIEAIELQKKHAMEEMERTKILHDLDIQIKKQILRQEKIKTNLLLIKRRRLLACRKTTK; encoded by the exons ATGAGTGAGGATAAGCGTAAACGCAGTCCTAATTGGCTATCGTCTGAAAAGGAACTTCTGTTGAGCCtagttgaattaaattttaattttatagaaaataaaaagactGATAGAGTTACTGTAAAATCAAAATTAGCTCAGTGGCAAATTATTGCAGACCAATACAATAGTAGAACAAGCCACTGCTTTCGCACAGCAGAAAACCTAAAAGCCCAGTGGGAGAGTATGAAAAAGGTAGCTAGAAAAGATGCAGCAAATAATAGGAGACATATGATTCAAACAG GAGGTGGATCCCCTATACCTCCTAAAAAGGAAGATCCCTTTCTTCAGCGGATCTTATGCCTAATATCCACCAGTGCTGTTGGGTTATTTAAACCTTATGATATTGATTATAGTATTCCTGCAGTGCAAGATCAAACTGCAATACCTTCTCTAGAGACTGAGGATCTCCCAGAAACACCCGCAGCACAATATAAAG ACGACCAGACAAGTGAAACAACAGTACAAAATAAGAATAAAGATTTTGTGACAAAG GATTGGGGACATCACACACCGCAATTGTTGAGGACTCCGGTGTCACAGGCACTCAAAATTGATGGTGCAGTGGAAAAAAATACTCCTGTGACTGACCATATAGAGAACATGATTGAGAAGCAGAAACCAAATCGCGGGACCCGGATTTCTAGGAGGAGGCCAATCCATACAAATATGTCTTCTTTAGAACTGTTACATAAAAAGAAGATAGAAGCCATAGagctacaaaaaaaacatgcgaTGGAGGAAATGGAGAGAACAAAGATTTTACATGACCttgatattcaaattaaaaaacaaatattaagacaagaaaaaataaaaacaaatttgttactGATCAAGCGAAGAAGATTATTAGCTTGCagaaaaactacaaaataa
- the Mtap gene encoding 5'-methylthioadenosine phosphorylase yields MGDVRKIKIGIIGGSGFDDPTLFENQIEKEVVTPFGRPSDVLIEGQIKRVQCVLLARHGRKHQLQPSDVNYRANIWALKQVGCTHILATTATGSLVEEYRPGDLVILDDFIDRTWGRKCTFYDNTEGGPRGVCHLPMRPAYCGRARAALYSAAKSRGYSCHETGTAVVIQGPRFSSRAESLVHRQWGGHLVNMTTVPEVVLAKEAGLSYAAVALVTDYDCWRENEKSVSVSEVLATFSKNVKKAADVIVDAVQILGADTDLQYLDDHQELVKSAIMLKD; encoded by the exons ATCGGAATTATCGGAGGTTCGGGCTTCGATGATCCGACGCTTTTCGAGAATCAAATCGAAAAGGAGGTGGTCACACCGTTTGGGAGACCCTCGGACGTACTGATAGAGGGTCAAATCAAACGGGTCCAATGCGTTCTGCTGGCACGACACGGCAGAAAACATCAACTTCAACCTAG cGATGTGAACTATCGAGCTAATATTTGGGCACTGAAGCAAGTCGGCTGCACTCACATCCTCGCCACGACCGCCACTGGGTCTCTAGTTGAAGAATACAGGCCTGGGGATCTGGTCATATTGGACGATTTCATTGATAG GACTTGGGGTCGGAAGTGCACGTTTTACGACAACACGGAGGGGGGTCCGCGCGGCGTGTGCCACCTGCCCATGCGGCCGGCGTATTGTGGGAGAGCGCGCGCCGCACTGTACAGCGCGGCCAAGTCTAGGGGGTACTCGTGCCATGAAACCGGCACTGCGGTTGTCATACAGGGACCCAG ATTCTCAAGTCGCGCCGAAAGCTTGGTCCATAGACAATGGGGTGGCCATCTTGTGAACATGACAACTGTCCCTGAG GTTGTGTTAGCTAAAGAAGCCGGCTTGAGTTACGCTGCCGTGGCACTAGTCACAGATTACGATTGTTGGAGGGAAAATGAAAAATCC GTCTCGGTGAGCGAAGTTCTGGCAACATTCTCGAAGAACGTTAAGAAGGCTGCGGATGTTATCGTAGACGCAGTTCAGATATTAGGAGCCGATACCGACCTCCAATATCTGGACGATCACCAG GAACTCGTCAAATCCGCCATAATGCTCAAGGACTGA